A section of the Arabiibacter massiliensis genome encodes:
- a CDS encoding sensor histidine kinase, translating into MGSRREKATLAAVLAVMLLVCFALVFLRNDYRFQIVHLEEVESTTGTWDLSDVDFSNTVVKIVGDVEYVEGAILTPDEFAAREGEALTGDPGYAYQALTSRIRLVMPEERTYALCDSSIDFAHRLFIDGEERFAAGVPAETADAFEPGYQTFSLEAYAHGGRIEVVQQAANFVHRESGGHDGILVGLPPVVHAFIDAKGDIELVTLGLFLALFLVNLALWAFFRSYKSNLIFALLSLVWAVRTGITGAKMLYEVFPMLPWEAAFRVEYLTLPLGCILVVLLVADQFPGVMRTWARRAALGASAAFALAFLVADTLWMSHALTAYYAVFTAIIVYLVVRFARTIPAQVRARTLTAGQAVALAALAVFMYAAVHDALYYLGIYLFGVKRALAEPAMLVFALFQMAANFHGTMREVAEARLREERAESERAALAQVNELKNGFYADLSHEMRTPLTVIAANAQFVADALEEGRTDGETVDDLRAVSAEARRLSQLVSSMVDVSRMQEGARGRATVSVEDLVRDTAQLYRSLLARRRNGLEVEVEGGLPEVGGDADQLVQVLVNLLANANRHTAHGTVKVRAERAEDGGVRVSVSDDGEGMDAATLSAAFERYARGDEAGSGLGLPICKGIVERHGGKMGIESEPGAGTQVWFTLPAAKEDAHG; encoded by the coding sequence ACTACCGCTTCCAGATCGTGCACCTGGAGGAGGTCGAGTCGACGACCGGCACCTGGGACCTTTCGGACGTCGACTTCTCGAACACCGTGGTGAAGATCGTGGGCGATGTGGAGTACGTGGAGGGCGCCATCCTCACGCCTGACGAGTTCGCCGCGCGCGAGGGGGAGGCGCTCACGGGCGACCCGGGCTACGCGTACCAGGCGCTCACGAGCCGCATCCGCCTTGTGATGCCCGAGGAGCGCACATACGCGCTCTGCGATTCCAGCATCGACTTCGCGCACCGCCTGTTCATCGACGGCGAGGAGCGCTTCGCGGCGGGCGTCCCCGCCGAGACGGCCGACGCCTTCGAGCCCGGCTACCAAACGTTCTCGCTCGAGGCGTACGCGCACGGCGGGCGCATCGAGGTCGTGCAGCAGGCGGCCAACTTCGTCCATCGGGAGAGCGGCGGCCATGACGGCATCCTGGTCGGCCTGCCGCCTGTGGTGCACGCGTTCATCGACGCGAAGGGCGATATCGAGCTGGTCACGCTCGGCCTGTTCCTGGCGCTCTTCCTGGTGAACCTGGCGCTGTGGGCGTTCTTCCGCTCCTACAAGAGCAACCTCATCTTCGCGCTGCTGAGCCTGGTGTGGGCCGTGCGCACCGGCATCACCGGGGCGAAGATGCTCTACGAGGTGTTCCCTATGCTGCCGTGGGAGGCGGCGTTCAGGGTGGAGTACCTCACGCTGCCGCTCGGATGCATCCTCGTGGTGCTGCTGGTGGCCGACCAGTTCCCCGGCGTCATGCGCACCTGGGCGCGCCGCGCGGCGCTGGGCGCGTCGGCGGCGTTCGCGCTCGCGTTCCTGGTGGCCGACACGCTGTGGATGAGCCATGCGCTCACCGCGTACTACGCGGTGTTCACGGCCATCATCGTCTACCTGGTCGTGCGGTTCGCCCGCACGATCCCGGCGCAGGTGCGCGCGCGGACGCTCACGGCGGGGCAGGCCGTGGCGCTGGCGGCGCTCGCCGTGTTCATGTACGCCGCCGTCCACGACGCCCTTTACTACCTGGGCATCTACTTGTTCGGGGTGAAGCGCGCCCTCGCGGAGCCCGCCATGCTGGTGTTCGCGCTCTTCCAGATGGCCGCGAACTTCCACGGCACCATGCGCGAGGTGGCCGAGGCGCGGCTGCGCGAGGAGCGCGCCGAGAGCGAGCGGGCGGCGCTCGCCCAGGTGAACGAGCTGAAGAACGGATTCTACGCCGACCTGTCGCACGAGATGCGCACGCCGCTCACGGTGATAGCGGCCAACGCGCAGTTCGTGGCCGACGCGCTCGAGGAAGGGCGCACCGACGGCGAGACGGTGGACGACCTGCGCGCCGTGTCGGCCGAGGCGCGCCGCCTCTCGCAGCTGGTGTCGAGCATGGTGGACGTGAGCCGCATGCAGGAGGGCGCGCGGGGCCGCGCGACCGTGAGTGTGGAAGACCTCGTGCGCGACACGGCGCAGCTGTACCGCTCGCTGCTGGCGCGGCGGCGCAACGGCCTGGAGGTGGAGGTGGAGGGCGGCCTGCCCGAGGTGGGGGGCGACGCCGACCAGCTGGTCCAGGTGCTCGTGAACCTGCTGGCGAACGCGAACCGCCACACCGCGCACGGTACGGTGAAGGTACGCGCCGAGCGTGCGGAGGACGGCGGCGTACGCGTGAGCGTGTCCGACGACGGCGAGGGCATGGACGCCGCGACGCTGTCGGCCGCGTTCGAGCGCTACGCGCGCGGCGACGAGGCGGGAAGCGGCCTGGGGCTTCCCATCTGCAAGGGCATCGTGGAGCGCCACGGCGGCAAGATGGGTATCGAGAGCGAGCCGGGAGCGGGCACGCAGGTGTGGTTCACGCTGCCGGCGGCGAAGGAGGACGCGCATGGGTGA
- a CDS encoding response regulator transcription factor produces MGEGRRAGTVLLVEDDESVLRTNRRVLEHAGYAVQCAATLEEAWRFLGEQPPDVIVLDILMPDGSGIDFCEKARPLTPAPVLFLTALDERSEVLEGLRAGGSDYITKPYDVDELVARVDAQLSLARMNRVAQSRTLVRGPLVCDLVAHRAYLGGRDLLLTSKEFALLLVLARKPGCTLSPEHLYATVWNQPLVSGAATLRRHLSSLRRKLEEAGGGCTVEAVYGKGYRFEEETPSS; encoded by the coding sequence ATGGGTGAGGGCCGACGGGCGGGAACGGTGCTTTTGGTGGAGGATGACGAGAGCGTGCTGCGGACGAACCGCCGCGTGCTCGAGCATGCGGGCTACGCGGTGCAATGCGCGGCCACGCTCGAGGAGGCGTGGCGGTTCTTGGGCGAGCAGCCGCCTGACGTCATCGTGCTCGACATCCTCATGCCCGACGGCAGCGGCATCGACTTCTGCGAAAAGGCGCGGCCCCTCACGCCCGCGCCGGTGTTGTTCCTGACGGCGCTCGACGAGCGGAGCGAGGTGCTGGAGGGCCTGCGCGCGGGCGGCAGCGACTACATCACGAAGCCCTATGACGTGGATGAGCTGGTGGCGCGCGTGGACGCCCAGCTCTCGCTCGCGCGCATGAACCGCGTGGCGCAGAGCCGGACGCTCGTGCGCGGCCCGCTCGTGTGCGACCTCGTGGCGCACCGCGCCTACCTGGGAGGGCGCGACCTTCTGCTCACGTCCAAGGAGTTCGCGCTTTTGCTGGTGCTGGCGCGCAAGCCCGGCTGCACGCTCTCGCCCGAGCACCTCTACGCCACCGTGTGGAACCAGCCCCTGGTGAGCGGCGCCGCCACGCTGCGCCGCCACCTGTCGTCGCTGCGCCGCAAGCTGGAGGAAGCCGGCGGCGGCTGCACCGTCGAGGCCGTCTACGGCAAAGGCTACCGCTTCGAGGAGGAAACCCCGTCATCCTGA